attttaaaaatttcttttgataaacttaaaaattggCTATACAATTTCAATactaatcattttttttgttaactttttattcttctaatttaaatgttcttaGTCCTAGTTTCTTTAATTCTTTCTAAGgcccattttatttttcaaaattaagcTTACTAATCGGTCAATCGACACCACAAACCACACCCCCCAAACAAATTTGCTAGTGTTTCTATTGTCCACTTTAAAGTGTTACATTTTTGCGGTTTTTAGCCAAGGCAGGCAGAAATAAAATTGTCGCGGTTGCTTTTAGCTTTTAGCGGTGGCGATCTTCAAGCGGCGACTGCCGCCAAATGCGAATCCGAATCCTTCACACTCGACTGCCCGCAAATTGAGCAACGCGAGCCCGCCGGTCCAGTCAGTCCGCGatgaaaataattgaaattaattacagAAAATTAACAAAGCTGCATTGCTTGCGGTTTTGATATGATTTCCCGATAATCTGGATGCCAATTTGGTAGTAATTGAATTTTCTGTCTATATTCCAGGTGGCCCAGAAGTCCTATGGCAATGAGAAGCGCTTCTTCTGCCCACCGCCGTGCATTTATCTTTTCGGCAGTGGCTGGCGTCGGCGGTACGAGGAGATGTTGCAGCAGGGCGAGGGTGAGCAGGGAGCCCAACTCTGTGCCTTTATTGGAATCGGGAGCAGTGACCAGGACATGCAGCAGCTGGATCTCAATGGCAAGCAGTACTGTGCGGCCAAGACGCTCTTCATTTCGGATTCGGACAAACGAAAGCACTTCATGTTATCCGTGAAAATGTTCTATGGGAATGGTCATGACATTGGCGTTTTCAACTCCAAGCGAATCAAGGTGATATCTAAGCCGTCCAAGAAGAAACAGTCGCTGAAGAATGCCGATCTGTGCATAGCCAGCGGCACCAATGTTGCTTTGTTCAATCGCCTGCGTTCCCAGACCGTCTCCACGCGGTATTTGCATGTGGAGAATGGCCACTTCCATGCCTCGTCGACGCAATGGGGCGCCTTCACGATACACCTGTTGGATGACAACGAATCCGAGTCGGAGGAGTTTCAGGTGCGCGATGGATATATTCATTACGGGGCCACCGTGAAGCTGGTGTGCTCGGTTACGGGCATGGCCCTGCCGCGTCTGATCATCCGGAAGGTGGACAAGCAGATGGCCCTGCTGGAAGCCGACGATCCTGTCTCGCAGCTGCACAAGTGCGCCTTCTACATGAAGGACACGGACCGCATGTACTTGTGCTTGTCGCAGGAGAAGATCATTCAGTTCCAGGCCACGCCGTGTCCGAAGGAACCGAACAAGGAGATGATCAATGACGGCGCCTGCTGGACCATCATCTCCACGGACAAGGCAGAGTATCAGTTTTACGAGGGCATGGGTCCTGTGGCGTAAGTTTAGCTGGCTTGGCTGGTTAGTTTATAGCGTTTAATGATGTATTTTCCTTTGCAGTTCCCCTGTAACACCAGTGCCAATTGTTAATTCCTTGAATCTCAATGGCGGCGGCGATGTGGCCATGCTGGAGCTCAGCGGCGACAACTTTACGCCGCATCTGCAGGTGTGGTTCGGCGATGTGGAGGCCGAGACCATGTACCGCTGCACGGAGACGCTGCTTTGCGTGGTGCCCGAGATTTCCCAGTTCCGCGGCGAATGGCTTTGGGtgggtttttgtttgtgaaaagaaATCCTACtagtaatttgtaatttatttatttaatatcccaGCGCTAGTCACAttgagttgatatttttaaccaattatttaaacaattttcctCACTTACTTACATCAAAttactattatattatttttaattttttgtttatagttttatagttttttatgcctttattattaatatttgttatatattattattttattttattgtataaaatgtactataaattttatatccCATTTGCAGGTGCGACAACCCACACAGGTGCCCATTTCACTCGTGCGCAACGATGGCATTATTTATGCCACTGGCCTGACCTTCACATATACACCGGAGCCGGGTCCTCGGCCGCATTGCAACGCCCAGGCCGAGGATGTGATGCGGACGCgacagaataataataataacaacatcaCTAGCAttagcaacaataacaacagcaacaatgcgGGATCACCGGCCGGCGGCAgtatgcaacagcaacaacaacagcagcagcaacatcaggcgCTGCCCTCCATCTCAGAAGTGCAATGGAATAGTCATGGTAGCGGCTTGTCCTGAGTGCAGGACTATTGCATCGCACACCTATGTATCCTAagttatttatagtttttattgCAGACCTTAGTTTgtaaattgacaatttttctTATACTAATTTTCCACCTCTCATGACGTCAAGCAAAATGTGTGTGCGCCCCCTCCTCCTCTCTAAAGTGAATCATTATCCTTTATACATGTGTATCTAGTGCTAGTTTTGGAACCAATAGATTTGTAAATGCAAACATATAACTCTGTACATAACTCGAAAAAAAGCTCACtgacatatatatttgtatgtgcatgaatatatatacatctACACAGAACATGTAATTCTAGTTAAATATACAATCGATGTAAGATTTATAGAAGATTTTTAGCTGcggttgaaatatttatgattttatttgctATGAATTTCCAAACACTGAGAAAACGGGAAAAAAGTACTTCGAAATATCGCAGAAAACTTGAGCCTGCTTTATAAAATACTAACAAGTAGCCAtgctacactaaaaaaaacattccaTTTCAAAGACAAAGTCAAAGGGAAACTTTTTTCTGTACATACGgttttgttgcattttttttatttaaccaaGTCTTTGGAAATTCGTAGCACAAAAAGTcgcctaaaatattttgtaaagtaaaatcgCTACAAGACAAAAGAGCGGTTTATTTAAGTGTAAGCGGAATGCCCAaacatgaataaaaaaagaaggaaatccGAAATTATgacaaagaaaaaaccaaatcatGTCAGTTTATGTTTTTGATTATTGTCCACCACTCTTTCTGGGAGTGAGTTGGCTGGTCTCCAAGGGGGAGGATTGGATTGGGCCCGTAAATTGCTGTGGGAATTTGGCCCAGTATCgtgtgaatatttttaaacaaaacaagTGCAGCTCTTCCCACGATGGCTTGCCGCAACCCCCTTGGCGGGGCCGACTTTAATTATAGTTTGGTCTGGAATTGCTGAACGCCAAGTTAAGAAGCTAACATATATAACACTATTGTTTCCGTTTTCGGCCAAAGCTAAGGAGCAGAATTTTCTCACAGCCCAAAAAGACGAACTGGTGAGGTGCTGTGAGAAGTTTTACTGCCTTTGTTGAATATTTATGCAGTCGCTTGCCGCTGTCTTTACAGATTTACAAATTAAGATTCGcagttttgaattaattatcGCTTACTTCCGCCCGTCGAGCGCTGCTTAAACTCATCTCGCATTTGGGAGACATATTTTCTTATCAGAGTCTCAGAGTCAGCCAATAGGAACTTGGTTGCAACCCCTAAGATTTTGAGTGCACCAGGTTCCCATCATCTGGGAACGAAAGACTCAAACAACGAACTTCGGGTTGCGTGAGGAAAACTGGTCGTTTTTATTATGTTGGCATGGAAAAACCACCACCAAAAGTTCCGAGTCGTCTCGGCAATTGGAACTGCAACCTCTTAAGGTCGTCGCCGTCTTATAAGAAGCTGAATATGAAATtagtttggaatttttaatgtatAATTCCTCCTTCCCCCCACCGTTTGGACAG
The genomic region above belongs to Drosophila takahashii strain IR98-3 E-12201 chromosome 2L, DtakHiC1v2, whole genome shotgun sequence and contains:
- the Su(H) gene encoding suppressor of hairless protein; this encodes MKSYSQFNLNAAAPPAIAFDSLVVNPSGSPILDPLQQQQQQQQQSQQQQQRQDMPHFGLPGPQPPPPASQQQQQQQLQVHHQQQQQQQQQHQQQQMQMSLLPGPYRPHIEEKKLTRDAMEKYMRERNDMVIVILHAKVAQKSYGNEKRFFCPPPCIYLFGSGWRRRYEEMLQQGEGEQGAQLCAFIGIGSSDQDMQQLDLNGKQYCAAKTLFISDSDKRKHFMLSVKMFYGNGHDIGVFNSKRIKVISKPSKKKQSLKNADLCIASGTNVALFNRLRSQTVSTRYLHVENGHFHASSTQWGAFTIHLLDDNESESEEFQVRDGYIHYGATVKLVCSVTGMALPRLIIRKVDKQMALLEADDPVSQLHKCAFYMKDTDRMYLCLSQEKIIQFQATPCPKEPNKEMINDGACWTIISTDKAEYQFYEGMGPVASPVTPVPIVNSLNLNGGGDVAMLELSGDNFTPHLQVWFGDVEAETMYRCTETLLCVVPEISQFRGEWLWVRQPTQVPISLVRNDGIIYATGLTFTYTPEPGPRPHCNAQAEDVMRTRQNNNNNNITSISNNNNSNNAGSPAGGSMQQQQQQQQQHQALPSISEVQWNSHGSGLS